The Hyphomicrobium sp. MC1 genome window below encodes:
- a CDS encoding HupU protein has translation MRNPKTVLWLQSGGCGGCTMSMMCAEAPGLFPVLESFGLDFLWHPSLSEESGDEVQAVLSDVIAGRRPLDILCFEGSVLRGPNGSGRFHILAGTGRPMIEWLRELAPLAKYVVGVGSCAAYGGITAAGNNPADAVGLQFEGRNQGGALGADFRSRSGLPVINIAGCPTHPNWVTETLMLLSEDALSLSDLDPLRRPRFYSDHLVHHGCSRNEYYEYKASAEELSEIGCMMENLGCIGTQAHGDCNTRAWNGEGSCTRGGYPCINCTAPEFEEPGRVFTETPKIGGIPIGLPTDMPKAWFIALASLSKAATPKRVKLNAVADYIVAPPTDRDTNLK, from the coding sequence ATGAGAAATCCGAAGACAGTGCTCTGGCTGCAATCCGGCGGCTGCGGTGGTTGCACGATGTCGATGATGTGCGCCGAAGCACCGGGACTGTTTCCAGTGCTGGAGAGTTTCGGGCTCGATTTTCTTTGGCATCCTTCGCTCAGCGAAGAAAGCGGAGACGAAGTCCAAGCGGTCTTAAGCGACGTGATCGCGGGCCGGCGACCGCTCGACATTCTTTGTTTCGAAGGCTCCGTACTGCGCGGCCCCAATGGCAGCGGACGCTTTCATATACTCGCGGGGACAGGGCGGCCGATGATCGAGTGGCTGCGGGAACTTGCGCCACTGGCGAAATACGTCGTCGGCGTTGGTTCTTGTGCGGCTTACGGCGGCATAACGGCAGCAGGGAACAATCCAGCCGACGCGGTTGGACTGCAGTTCGAAGGGCGCAATCAGGGCGGCGCGCTCGGTGCAGATTTCCGCAGCAGAAGCGGTCTGCCCGTCATCAATATCGCCGGTTGCCCGACGCACCCTAACTGGGTAACCGAAACGCTCATGCTTCTGTCCGAAGATGCACTCTCTCTCTCAGACCTCGATCCATTGCGCCGTCCCCGCTTTTATTCCGATCACCTCGTGCATCACGGCTGTTCCCGCAATGAATATTACGAATACAAGGCGAGCGCTGAGGAACTGTCCGAAATCGGCTGCATGATGGAAAACCTGGGCTGTATCGGCACGCAGGCCCACGGCGATTGCAACACTCGAGCTTGGAATGGCGAAGGGTCGTGCACGCGCGGCGGCTATCCGTGCATCAATTGCACGGCGCCGGAATTCGAGGAGCCGGGCCGCGTGTTTACAGAAACGCCGAAGATCGGCGGCATTCCGATCGGTCTACCGACGGACATGCCGAAGGCTTGGTTTATCGCGCTGGCTTCGCTGTCCAAGGCCGCGACGCCCAAACGCGTCAAACTCAACGCGGTCGCTGATTACATCGTCGCGCCACCGACTGACAGAGACACGAATCTCAAATGA